In one Bufo gargarizans isolate SCDJY-AF-19 chromosome 11, ASM1485885v1, whole genome shotgun sequence genomic region, the following are encoded:
- the CRIP1 gene encoding cysteine-rich protein 1, with translation MPKCPKCQKEVYFAERVTSLNKDWHRPCLRCEKCSKTLTPGSHAEHEGKPYCNAPCYSALFGPKGFGRGGTESHTFK, from the exons ATGCCGAAGTGCCCTAAGTGTCAGAAGGAAGTCTACTTTG CTGAAAGGGTGACCTCACTTAATAAGGACTGGCACAGACCATGCCTACGATGTGAGAAGTGCAGCAAGACTCTGACTCCGGGGAGTCACGCTGAG CATGAGGGAAAACCCTATTGCAACGCGCCTTGTTATAGTGCCTTGTTTGGACCAAAAG GATTTGGGCGCGGAGGTACAGAAAGTCACACCTTCAAATGA